In Dromaius novaehollandiae isolate bDroNov1 chromosome 2, bDroNov1.hap1, whole genome shotgun sequence, one DNA window encodes the following:
- the RBM12B gene encoding RNA-binding protein 12B has translation MAVVIRLQGLPVIAGPADIRRFFLGLNIPDGGVHIIGGEIGEAFIIFATDEDARRAMSCSGGFIKDSRIELFLSSKTEMQNTIEMSRKRFDRGGRETMSGSRRTCPNNSGSSDVGDISHLVAAITKGMSKSSYGPPNHPEAVFHTNGTRHGDAGIPKSSYNQSRKDCHSFNPDDLYLFLRGIPYSATEDEVRAFLSGLRVDGVILIKHRNGLNNGDCLVRFATPGDALEGLKRHRQYMGQRFIEISPSTEERWIEYGGRVDMTSEIDHFLCKERSPPRNAGYMHSRKHSHSRSPRRQRTRSRSPPTQEYYIHLRNLSTSLEKRDLRAFFPDLDICSKQIKFLMDKHQRRTRDAFVMLRSERDYQAALEYHRKALLNRPVYIFPISRRSMLKIIDSCERKRSQERDHPGQAIQEKNYREGHSGPKICVYVRNFPFDVTKIEVRKFFARFDIDEDDIYLLYDDKGVGLGEALVRFKSEEQAMKAENLNRRRFLGTEVLLRLISEEQMQEFGVTVPLSGPSEMQGHSQAYDRGELSRPVDSPSGPPQGPHMHSFGPPGNFRHPSEFRHPPEDFMCPPEDFRGPPPLMDFGGDGEPFGRMEFGNSKMGSFPEGRFMPDPNFSSGSERVVPIRLKNLPFKATPNEILDFFYGYRVIPESVSIQYNEQGLPSGDAIVAMTNYEEAMAAINELNDRPIGPRKVKLSLL, from the coding sequence ATGGCTGTAGTCATCCGTTTACAGGGGCTTCCTGTTATTGCGGGTCCTGCAGATATTCGTCGTTTCTTCTTGGGATTGAATATTCCTGATGGAGGTGTGCATATTATTGGAGGAGAAATTGGGGAGGCTTTTATTATATTTGCAACAGATGAAGATGCACGGCGTGCGATGAGCTGTTCGGGAGGGTTTATCAAGGACTCGCGCATAGAGCTCTTTCTCAGCAGCAAGACAGAAATGCAGAATACCATAGAAATGAGCCGGAAACGATTTGATCGTGGGGGACGAGAAACTATGTCTGGGTCTAGACGAACATGTCCTAATAATTCTGGTTCATCGGATGTCGGAGACATTTCACATTTAGTTGCAGCTATTACAAAAGGAATGAGTAAATCTAGTTACGGTCCGCCAAATCATCCGGAGGCTGTTTTCCATACCAATGGCACAAGACATGGTGATGCAGGTATACCTAAATCAAGCTATAACCAGTCAAGAAAAGATTGTCATTCATTTAATCCAGATGATCTTTACTTATTTCTACGTGGTATACCTTACTCTGCAACAGAAGATGAAGTACGTGCTTTCCTTTCTGGGTTACGTGTGGATGGAGTGATTCTGATAAAGCATCGCAATGGCTTAAACAATGGTGATTGCTTGGTAAGATTTGCCACGCCTGGTGATGCCTTAGAAGGACTTAAACGTCATAGGCAATACATGGGTCAGAGGTTTATAGAAATAAGTCCATCTACAGAGGAACGGTGGATTGAATATGGTGGGAGGGTAGACATGACAAGTGAAATTGATCACTTTTTGTGCAAAGAACGTTCTCCACCAAGAAATGCGGGCTACATGCATTCAAGGAAGCATTCTCACTCAAGATCACCACGGAGACAAAGAACACGTTCTCGTTCACCTCCCACCCAGGAATATTACATACACTTAAGAAATCTATCTACTAGTCTTGAGAAGAGAGATTTGAGAGCTTTTTTCCCTGATCTGGATATTTGCAGCAAACAAATCAAGTTTCTAATGGATAAACATCAGAGGAGGACTAGAGATGCTTTTGTGATGTTAAGGAGTGAGAGAGATTATCAGGCTGCTTTGGAATATCATAGAAAGGCTCTTCTCAATCGTCCTGTTTACATTTTTCCAATTTCAAGAAGATCAATGTTGAAAATAATTGATTCTTGTGAGAGGAAAAGATCACAGGAAAGAGATCATCCTGGACAAgccatacaggaaaaaaattatcgGGAAGGTCATTCTGGCCCTAAGATATGTGTTTATGTAAGAAATTTTCCATTTGATGTGACAAAAATTGAAGTGCGAAAGTTCTTTGCAAGATTTGATATTGATGAAGATGATATTTACTTGCTCTATGATGACAAAGGAGTTGGGCTGGGAGAAGCATTAGTGAGGTTTAAGTCTGAAGAACAAGCCATGAAAGCAGAAAACTTAAATCGGCGAAGGTTCTTGGGAACGGAGGTGTTATTAAGACTTATATCTGAAGAGCAGATGCAGGAGTTTGGTGTAACGGTTCCATTGTCTGGACCAAGTGAAATGCAGGGTCATTCACAGGCATATGACAGAGGTGAGCTTTCCCGTCCAGTTGATTCACCATCTGGACCACCACAGGGACCACACATGCATTCATTTGGTCCCCCTGGAAATTTTAGGCATCCTTCTGAATTTAGGCACCCCCCTGAGGACTTCATGTGCCCTCCTGAGGATTTTAGAGGTCCTCCACCACTCATGGATTTTGGTGGTGACGGTGAACCTTTTGGCAGAATGGAGTTTGGAAATAGTAAAATGGGAAGTTTTCCTGAAGGAAGATTTATGCCGGATCCAAATTTCAGTAGCGGTTCTGAACGTGTTGTTCCTATTCGATTGAAAAATTTACCATTTAAAGCTACTCCTAATGAGATTCTGGATTTTTTCTATGGCTACAGAGTCATACCAGAGTCAGTTTCTAT